Proteins found in one Zea mays cultivar B73 chromosome 1, Zm-B73-REFERENCE-NAM-5.0, whole genome shotgun sequence genomic segment:
- the LOC100274638 gene encoding uncharacterized protein LOC100274638, whose translation MANDGSQSARGGGGGRRCCCGALTRVDLLVFLLAAALCSASYCLGVWHNSRGAADSRVLAPSAGANTYCGDDAREPLDFETRHAAEDAGLSAPTTTAAAAGTTSTRRALRGAADGGVRVRLTGAVAVRA comes from the coding sequence ATGGCGAACGACGGGTCGCAgagcgcgcgcggcggcggcggcggcaggaggTGCTGCTGCGGCGCCCTCACGCGCGTGGACCTCCTGGTCTTCCTCCTCGCCGCGGCGCTCTGCTCCGCGTCCTACTGCCTCGGGGTATGGCACAACAGCCGCGGCGCCGCGGACAGCCGGGTCCTGGCGCCGAGCGCCGGCGCCAACACCTACTGCGGGGACGACGCCCGCGAGCCGCTCGACTTCGAGACGCGCCACGCCGCCGAGGACGCCGGGCTCTCCGCGCCTACTactacggcggcggcggcggggacgACGAGCACCCGGCGGGCGTTGCGCGGCGCCGCGGACGGCGGCGTCCGCGTCCGGCTCACGGGCGCCGTCGCCGTCCGAGCGTAG